In Cydia fagiglandana chromosome 16, ilCydFagi1.1, whole genome shotgun sequence, the following are encoded in one genomic region:
- the LOC134671938 gene encoding probable peptidoglycan muropeptide transporter SLC46 produces the protein MSNNNETISDNELETSGTTNTISELPGRPFKITMEVPLFLTLMGIALSGTAINNILLYRTCVHTLNYTKDECKGFLLPDKTNDTRKLEEEVQKYATFISMVRTVIEALVPAVLSLFLGVWSDTHGRKPLVVWPLLGLTVTSMCTVVYSMLDDYGPWWFILVVLPFSFTGGFTVLITGAYCYISDITTTDTRSLRMTVVEAAISAGSIVGSIMSSYILGYVGNVYLLLIVTALYVAGYAFTNVCLIESLTGAIQGGLCSVLDFLLVKEMVTECFKRRPNHGRAKIFLLTLANTFTIFILYGASSLDYLYTREKLHWAMKEYTLFSAANTLIAFLGSILGIYIFQRALGLGDVPLAIVSFISSVIDCLIKTFAVTTWHMYLTSVSFVRVISAPLIRSFLSKMVPLEDIAKVFALLCTMESVCPIIAPLIYNTLYNLTIHDFPGAFYLLSAAINAVCVVMLGFVMYYESDATPYQPLQVSL, from the exons ATGTCTAATAATAATGAAACAATTAGTGATAATGAGTTGGAGACCAGTGGAACTACAAATACCATTAGTGAGCTACCTGGTAGACCATTTAAGATTACGATGGAAGTGCCTTTATTCTTAACATTAATGGGCATAGCTCTTTCAG gCACTGCTATTAATAACATTCTATTATATCGTACTTGCGTACATACTCTTAACTATACTAAAGACGAATGCAAAGGATTTCTACTACCAGACAAAACAAATGACACTCGCAAGCTGGAGGAGGAAGTCCAGAAATATGCAACATTTATTTCAATGGTGAGGACAGTCATAGAGGCCCTAGTTCCCGCTGTCCTCTCACTATTTCTAGGTGTATGGTCAGATACTCATGGCCGGAAACCGTTAGTTGTCTGGCCATTGCTTG GCTTAACGGTGACATCAATGTGTACAGTGGTGTACAGTATGTTGGATGACTATGGCCCGTGGTGGTTCATATTGGTGGTGCTTCCATTTTCCTTCACAGGAGGATTCACTGTGTTGATAACAGGAGCATATTGTTATATCAGTGACATTACTACGACAGACACGAGATCACTTAG AATGACAGTGGTCGAGGCGGCGATATCAGCCGGGAGCATCGTAGGTTCTATAATGAGTTCCTATATCCTCGGCTACGTGGGAAATGTGTACTTACTACTTATCGTAACGGCTCTGTATGTAGCCGGGTATGCTTTCACGAATGTTTGCTTAATTGAGTCTTTAACAGGGGCAATACAG GGAGGACTATGCTCTGTCCTAGATTTTCTTCTAGTCAAAGAAATGGTGACCGAATGTTTTAAGCGCCGACCGAACCACGGAAGAGCCAAGATATTCCTTCTCACACTAGCAAAtacatttacaatttttatacTCTATGGGGCGTCTAGCTTAGATTACCTGTATACAAGAGAGAAGTTACATTGGGCGATGAAGGAATATACTCTATTTAGTGCGGCAAATACTTTAATAGCCTTCTTGGGATCTATTTTGGGAATATACATTTTTCAACGTGCCCTTGGCTTGGGGGATGTGCCGCTGGCAATCGTGTCGTTTATTTCTTCGGTGATAGATTGCTTAATAAAGACGTTTGCAGTAACTACATGGCACATGTATC TTACATCAGTGTCTTTCGTGAGAGTCATATCGGCTCCGCTGATACGATCTTTCTTGTCAAAAATGGTGCCGCTAGAGGACATAGCGAAGGTGTTCGCGCTTCTCTGCACTATGGAGTCGGTGTGCCCGATCATAGCGCCGTTGATATATAATACACTCTACAATTTAACAATACACGATTTTCCGGgcgctttttatttattgagcgCCGCCATTAATGCAGTGTGCGTTGTTATGCTAGG GTTCGTCATGTATTACGAATCGGATGCAACACCATACCAACCATTACAAGTTTCGCTGTAA